One window of Pocillopora verrucosa isolate sample1 chromosome 9, ASM3666991v2, whole genome shotgun sequence genomic DNA carries:
- the LOC136283457 gene encoding uncharacterized protein yields MEADTIANEPLHGWRLNTNHSRIALEWLHWQQHQLPDEDDYIRHAGNSGEYEIPHSRYTVDGYHEKTNTVYEFQGCFWHGCPVCYSNCIQSHCRLDDRCFDDVYCCTQVKLDLLRNRGFRVVEIWECQWEKLKREREDVCAFVDALNLSAPLNPRDAFFGGCTNALRLYHKVDKTRGEKIRYFDFMSLYPWVNKNGKYPLGHPEIISQPGHTDLSRYFGLAKCMVLPPHGLFHPVLPYRHAGKLTFPLCASCVAKEMSKPFLEHTPICTHTDSERQLVGTLCTPELLKAIEKGYTVVCIHEVWHFPTTPRGLFKDYVNTWLKIKEEASEWPSHVGDDPLKRQRHLADYRDKEGIELDPEKIEKNPGLRTLAKMMLNSM; encoded by the coding sequence ATGGAAGCTGACACGATCGCCAACGAACCGCTCCATGGGTGGCGCTTGAACACCAATCATTCTCGCATCGCCCTGGAATGGCTCCACTGGCAACAGCACCAGTTACCGGATGAAGACGATTACATCCGACATGCGGGCAATTCTGGCGAGTACGAGATTCCCCATTCCCGGTACACTGTAGACGGATACCATGAGAAAACCAACACTGTCTACGAGTTCCAAGGCTGCTTTTGGCATGGTTGTCCAGTCTGCTATTCCAATTGCATCCAATCCCATTGCCGCCTCGACGATAGGTGTTTTGACGATGTGTACTGTTGCACGCAGGTCAAACTCGACTTACTGCGTAATCGAGGTTTCAGGGTAGTCGAAATTTGGGAGTGTCAATGGGAAAAACTGAAACGAGAACGCGAAGATGTTTGCGCATTCGTTGATGCCCTAAATCTCTCAGCCCCTCTAAATCCTCGGGATGCGTTCTTCGGAGGTTGTACGAACGCCTTACGACTCTACCACAAGGTAGACAAGACTCGCGGGGAAAAGATTCGTTACTTCGATTTCATGTCTCTGTACCCGTGGGTCAACAAGAACGGTAAGTACCCTCTGGGACATCCTGAGATCATCTCTCAACCCGGTCATACAGACCTTTCTCGTTATTTCGGCTTAGCGAAATGCATGGTGCTTCCACCCCACGGTCTCTTCCATCCCGTGCTACCTTACCGTCACGCCGGCAAACTCACCTTTCCGCTCTGTGCCTCCTGCGTGGCCAAGGAAATGTCGAAACCCTTTCTGGAGCATACTCCCATCTGTACTCACACGGATTCAGAACGCCAACTCGTAGGGACCTTGTGCACACCAGAACTCCTCAAGGCTATTGAGAAGGGATACACAGTCGTCTGCATACACGAAGTGTGGCATTTCCCAACCACTCCCAGAGGGCTCTTCAAAGACTACGTGAACACGTGGCTCAAGATCAAGGAAGAGGCCAGCGAGTGGCCGAGTCACGTGGGCGACGATCCCCTGAAACGTCAACGACACTTGGCTGATTACAGAGACAAAGAGGGGATCGAATTGGACCCGGAAAAGATCGAGAAAAATCCCGGACTACGTACGCTGGCCAAGATGATGTTAAACTCCATGTGA
- the LOC136283458 gene encoding uncharacterized protein F54H12.2-like has translation MTSFANNLAHTLFKHINVKCNGTLLTEQVDMYHHKAYLQTLLNNDRNDGDTILQATNGGWRNEIDSPVTYTAMNVKGDDAAFAALSDNQQASIKAQKKEARDLYLEGKRCILRMKPFLEIFHQGKWIIPRTSFEMDFYLNPPSIFSNGESNPPTESVRVHADDVKLSFYMCLVKLNPSTYMDMMGLLSKSAALYPFVRTEMRQYPLDNGATYKEINNPFNNKVPQQFVLAIVENSAFNGRYDQDTFAYQPAGTEYIKQIVDGEEYPYETLELNTGNGQKDVGGYYRFLEATGCLQRGSGNMVRFLDWGYGKNATIFANVPNGRHDDPILLPRPQSTINLRLKCAAQQSQDHHPHVRI, from the coding sequence ATGACTTCTTTTGCCAACAATTTGGCCCATACTCTTTTCAAGCACATCAATGTGAAATGTAATGGAACGCTACTCACTGAACAAGTGGACATGTACCATCATAAAGCCTATCTCCAGACCCTACTGAACAACGACAGAAATGATGGAGACACCATCTTACAAGCCACGAATGGAGGTTGGCGAAATGAAATTGATTCTCCCGTCACTTACACAGCAATGAACGTCAAAGGCGACGATGCCGCCTTTGCGGCACTCTCCGACAATCAGCAGGCTAGCATCAAAGCCCAGAAAAAGGAAGCGAGAGATTTGTATTTGGAAGGAAAGAGGTGTATTCTGCGTATGAAACCCTTTCTGGAAATTTTTCATCAAGGTAAATGGATCATACCCCGCACCAGTTTTGAAATGGATTTCTACTTGAATCCACCATCCATTTTCTCTAATGGAGAGTCTAACCCGCCCACCGAATCCGTGCGCGTGCACGCTGACGACGTTAAACTTTCCTTCTACATGTGTCTCGTGAAACTCAATCCATCCACCTACATGGATATGATGGGCCTCTTGAGTAAATCTGCGGCCCTCTACCCCTTCGTGAGGACAGAAATGAGACAATACCCCCTGGACAATGGAGCCACCTACAAAGAAATCAACAATCCCTTCAATAACAAAGTCCCACAACAATTCGTATTGGCTATCGTGGAAAACTCAGCTTTTAATGGTAGATACGATCAAGATACCTTTGCCTATCAACCAGCAGGcacagaatacatcaaacaAATTGTAGATGGGGAAGAATATCCTTACGAAACTCTGGAATTGAACACGGGGAATGGTCAAAAGGATGTGGGGGGGTATTACAGATTCTTGGAAGCCACAGGATGTCTCCAGCGTGGAAGCGGAAATATGGTGCGATTCCTGGATTGGGGGTACGGTAAAAACGCCACCATCTTCGCAAATGTCCCTAACGGTAGACACGACGATCCCATCCTATTGCCTAGACCCCAAAGCACGATCAATCTACGTTTGAAATGCGCTGCCCAACAGAGTCAAGACCATCATCCTCATGTCCGAATATGA
- the LOC131784676 gene encoding uncharacterized protein, which produces MSCVEQGFTFKSPSSILVVGPSNCGKTTFLKRLLLENEDLLATPSRRIVYCYGSWQPTFDILKKEGVTFHEGVPTHAQLKEWFGDKKGGLLILDDLMAKGGDDKDILNLFTQYSHHMNVTVFYLCQDMFPRGKYAKTISRNAQYIVAFKNPRDQVALRMLLLQMYPMTWKDPLEQYNACTEHTFIYLLLDVHPATPDNRRLLSHLLKHEGCIRCYR; this is translated from the coding sequence ATGAGTTGTGTAGAGCAAGGTTTTACGTTTAAGTCTCCTTCGAGCATTTTGGTCGTGGGACCCTCCAACTGTGGAAAGACCACCTTCCTAAAACGTCTCTTATTGGAAAATGAGGACCTTCTCGCCACGCCCTCCAGAAGAATCGTCTACTGTTACGGGTCGTGGCAACCGACCTTTGACATCCTAAAAAAGGAAGGCGTGACGTTCCACGAAGGTGTACCTACCCACGCACAATTGAAAGAATGGTTTGGGGACAAAAAAGGGGGTCTCTTGATCTTGGACGATCTCATGGCCAAAGGAGGAGACGACAAAGATATCCTAAATCTCTTCACTCAGTATTCGCATCACATGAACGTCACCGTGTTTTATCTATGTCAAGACATGTTCCCTCGCGGAAAATATGCCAAGACCATCTCTAGGAATGCTCAATACATAGTGGCGTTCAAAAATCCTAGGGACCAGGTGGCCTTGCGCATGCTCTTACTTCAAATGTATCCCATGACTTGGAAAGACCCGTTGGAGCAATATAACGCATGTACGGAACATAccttcatttatttattgttgGATGTACATCCTGCTACTCCAGACAATAGAAGATTACTGAGTCACTTATTGAAACACGAGGGTTGTATCCGTTGCTACAGATAG